CTATTATGAAGAATTTGGTCAAAGAAGGTAAATCCATTATCTTGATTACCCACAAATTGGATGAGATTCGTGCTGTATCTGACCGTGTTACAGTTATCCGTCGTGGTAAATCTATCGAAACAGTTGAGATTGCTGGTGCAACTAATGCTGACTTAGCTGAGATGATGGTAGGACGTTCTGTTTCCTTTAAAACTGAGAAACAGGAAGCTCAACCTAAAGAAGTGATTCTATCGATTAAAGACTTGGTTGTCAACGAAAATCGTGGCGTTCCAGCGGTTAAAAATCTATCACTCGATGTTCGAGCTGGTGAGATTGTCGGAATTGCCGGGATTGATGGAAATGGTCAGTCAGAATTGATCCAAGCTATCACTGGACTTCGTAAGATTGAGTCAGGTAGCGTGGAGTTGAAAGGCCAGTCCATCGTAGGATTACATCCGCGCCAAATTACAGAAATGAGTGTGGGTCACGTTCCTGAAGACCGTCACCGTGATGGTTTGGTCTTGGAAATGATGATTTCTGAAAACATTGCTCTTCAAACCTACTACAAAGAGCCTCTTAGCAAGAAGGGGATTTTAAATTACAGCAATATCATCGGATATGCTAAGCAATTAATGCAAGAATTCGATGTGCGTGCTGCTAGTGAGATTGTTCCAGCCTCAGCTCTTTCTGGAGGAAATCAACAAAAAGCTATCATCGCTCGAGAAGTTGATCGAAATCCTGATCTCCTCATCGTCAGCCAACCAACTCGTGGTTTGGACGTCGGTGCCATTGAGTACATTCACAAACGCTTGATTCAAGAACGTGATAATGGGAAAGCTGTCCTTGTAGTCAGCTTTGAACTAGATGAGATTCTAAATGTCTCTGATAGAATTGCTGTTATCCACGATGGTAAGATTCAAGGGATTGTAACACCAGAAACAACCAACAAGCAAGAGCTTGGTGTCTTGATGGCTGGTGGTGAATTGGAAAAGGAGAAGAGTGATGTCTA
The window above is part of the Streptococcus sp. Marseille-Q6470 genome. Proteins encoded here:
- a CDS encoding ABC transporter ATP-binding protein; the protein is MAHENVIEMREITKVFGEFVANDKINLVLRKGEIHALLGENGAGKSTLMNMLAGLLEPTSGEIVVNGQVVKLDSPSKAASLGIGMVHQHFMLVEAFTVAENIILGSELTKNGVLDIARATREINELSERYGLAVDPSAKVADISVGAQQRVEILKTLYRGADILIFDEPTAVLTPSEIDELMAIMKNLVKEGKSIILITHKLDEIRAVSDRVTVIRRGKSIETVEIAGATNADLAEMMVGRSVSFKTEKQEAQPKEVILSIKDLVVNENRGVPAVKNLSLDVRAGEIVGIAGIDGNGQSELIQAITGLRKIESGSVELKGQSIVGLHPRQITEMSVGHVPEDRHRDGLVLEMMISENIALQTYYKEPLSKKGILNYSNIIGYAKQLMQEFDVRAASEIVPASALSGGNQQKAIIAREVDRNPDLLIVSQPTRGLDVGAIEYIHKRLIQERDNGKAVLVVSFELDEILNVSDRIAVIHDGKIQGIVTPETTNKQELGVLMAGGELEKEKSDV